Proteins from a single region of Sebastes umbrosus isolate fSebUmb1 chromosome 8, fSebUmb1.pri, whole genome shotgun sequence:
- the LOC119493092 gene encoding volume-regulated anion channel subunit LRRC8A, which translates to MIPITELRYFVDTQPAYRILKPWWDVFTDYISIVMLMISVFGGTLQVTQDKMICLPCKWVVNETCKKNFNSTLAASMFMEPKGIQYDLDRHQYNYVDAVCYENRLHWFAKYFPYLVLLHTLIFLACSNFWFKFPRTSSKLEHFVSILLKCFDSPWTTRALSETVVEESDPKPMKMNGSMDHKESVISEDVEASVPMLQRTKTRFEQGIVDRTETGVLDKKEGEQAKALFEKVKKFRIHVEEGDIVYRLYIRQTIIKVIKFILIICYTGYYVHDIKFSVDCSVDIKTLTGYSVYRCAHPLATLFKILACFYISLVVVYGLICMYTLCWMLRRSLKRYSFESIREESSYSDIPDVKNDFAFMMHMIDQYDPLYSKRFAVFLSEVSENKLRQLNLNNEWTLDKLRQRITKNSQEKLELHLFMLSGIPDTVFDLMELEVLKLELIPDVTIPPIIAQLVNLREMWLYHTPAKIEAPALAFLRENLKSLHIKFTDIKEIPLWIYSLKNLSELHLTGNLSAENNRYIVIDGLRELKRLKVLRLKSNLTKLPQVVTDVGMHLQKLSVNNEGTKLMVLNSLKKMVNLTELELIRCDLERIPHSIFSLHNLQEIDLKDNNLKTIEEIISFQHLHRLVCLKLWYNQIAYIPIQIGTLTNLEKLYLNRNKIEKIPSQLFYCRKLRFLDLSHNNLTYIPTDIGFLQNLQYLAVTANRIESLPNELFQCKKLRTLNLGNNCLQSLPSRFGELTGLTQLELRGNRLECLPVELGECRQLKRTGLVVEEDLFNTLPTEVKEQFWKTDKEQA; encoded by the exons ATGATCCCCATCACTGAGCTGCGGTACTTTGTGGACACACAGCCGGCATACCGCATCCTGAAACCATGGTGGGATGTGTTCACCGACTACATCTCCATTGTCATGCTCATGATCTCCGTGTTTGGGGGCACACTGCAGGTCACACAGGACAAAATGATCTGCCTGCCCTGCAAATGGGTGGTCAACGAGACCTGCAAGAAGAACTTCAATTCCACCCTCGCCGCATCAATGTTCATGGAGCCCAAAGGGATCCAGTATGATCTGGACCGTCACCAGTACAACTATGTGGATGCTGTGTGCTATGAGAATAGATTGCACTGGTTTGCCAAGTATTTTCCTTACCTAGTATTACTCCACACCCTTATTTTCCTAGCTTGCAGCAACTTTTGGTTTAAGTTCCCACGGACTAGTTCCAAACTAGAGCACTTTGTATCCATCTTGCTGAAATGCTTCGACTCCCCATGGACGACTAGGGCGCTCTCAGAGACAGTGGTTGAAGAGAGCGACCCAAAACCGATGAAAATGAACGGCTCAATGGACCACAAGGAGTCGGTTATCAGTGAGGACGTTGAAGCGAGTGTTCCTATGCTCCAAAGGACAAAGACGCGCTTTGAGCAGGGCATTGTAGATAGAACAGAAACAGGGGTTTTGGACAAGAAAGAGGGTGAACAGGCGAAAGCCCTGTTTGAAAAAGTCAAGAAGTTCCGTATACACGTTGAAGAAGGTGACATCGTGTACAGACTGTACATCCGTCAGACTATCATCAAAGTCATcaagtttattttgataatctgcTATACAGGGTATTACGTGCATGATATTAAATTCAGCGTTGACTGTTCGGTTGATATAAAAACCCTGACAGGTTACAGCGTGTACCGTTGTGCTCACCCGTTGGCTacactttttaaaatcttaGCCTGTTTCTACATTAGCTTAGTAGTGGTGTATGGTTTGATCTGCATGTACACACTTTGCTGGATGCTTCGGCGCTCTCTAAAGAGGTACTCTTTTGAGTCGATACGGGAAGAGAGCAGCTACAGCGACATACCCGATGTTAAGAACGACTTTGCATTCATGATGCACATGATCGATCAGTATGACCCTCTGTACTCCAAACGCTTCGCCGTGTTCCTTTCAGAAGTGAGCGAAAACAAGCTGAGGCAGCTCAACCTCAACAACGAGTGGACGCTGGACAAGCTCCGGCAGAGGATTACCAAGAACTCTCAGGAGAAGTTGGAGTTGCACCTTTTCATGCTGAGTGGCATTCCAGACACAGTATTCGACCTGATGGAGCTAGAGGTTCTTAAACTGGAGCTCATCCCCGACGTCACCATCCCGCCGATCATCGCCCAGCTGGTCAACCTGCGAGAGATGTGGCTTTACCACACGCCGGCCAAAATCGAAGCTCCTGCGTTGGCTTTTTTGCGCGAGAACCTGAAGTCTCTGCACATCAAGTTCACTGACATCAAAGAGATTCCCTTATGGATCTACAGTCTGAAGAATCTCAGCGAGCTTCATCTAACGGGGAATCTCAGCGCGGAGAACAACCGTTACATCGTCATCGACGGGCTCCGGGAGCTCAAGAGGCTCAAAGTTCTTCGTCTGAAGAGCAATCTTACCAAGCTACCTCAGGTGGTGACCGATGTGGGCATGCACCTCCAGAAGCTCTCCGTCAACAATGAAGGCACCAAGCTGATGGTGCTCAACAGCCTGAAGAAGATGGTGAACCTGACGGAGCTGGAGCTCATTCGCTGCGATCTAGAACGCATACCGCACTCGATCTTCAGCTTGCACAACTTGCAGGAGATCGATCTGAAGGACAACAACCTGAAGACCATCGAGGAGATCATCAGCTTCCAGCACCTTCATCGGCTGGTATGCCTTAAGCTCTGGTACAACCAGATTGCCTATATTCCCATCCAGATTGGCACACTGACCAACCTGGAGAAACTGTACCTGAACAGGAACAAGATCGAGAAGATCCCCAGCCAGTTGTTTTATTGCCGCAAGCTGCGCTTCTTGGACCTGAGCCATAACAACCTAACCTACATCCCTACAGACATTGGCTTCCTCCAGAATCTTCAGTACCTGGCAGTTACAGCCAACAGG ATCGAGAGCCTGCCCAATGAGCTGTTCCAGTGCAAGAAGCTTCGCACTTTGAACTTGGGGAACAATTGCCTGCAGTCTCTGCCATCGCGCTTTGGAGAGCTGACTGGGCTTACACAGCTAGAGCTGAGAGGAAACCGTCTGGAGTGTCTGCCCGTGGAGCTGGGCGAGTGCCGACAGCTGAAGAGAACCGGCCTCGTGGTGGAGGAGGACCTCTTCAACACCCTGCCCACGGAGGTCAAGGAGCAGTTCTGGAAAACTGACAAAGAGCAGGCTTGA